Proteins from a genomic interval of Armatimonadia bacterium:
- a CDS encoding serine hydrolase domain-containing protein translates to MISQAQIDESLRRARGYVESGNLPLVVVGVSDATGLRVRVGYGEGAREDDSLGNGVFALASISKSIAGTVVARLYQQGILDYDTPIAEYVPEFGTSEVRKGILVSQIFNHSTGLPSAFVDASGASDFSGEKVLGLLCTQDLVYEPGTQSCYSTHTYQLLNAAIQRRLGLSMEEALQRYVCEPCGMTATGFYPDSARALPVVDHPVPEGALRSLFERMEMSGGGMWSTVDDLLALGRAWLTPNKLVSPEVFAKVTATLPGLPVGGNPEVLSRRTLGWNRENIGAFLHQPASGFFHGGATGTLLWLDPEAELVFVFLTNRWGCGNDQAFTTLDALYASC, encoded by the coding sequence ATGATATCGCAAGCACAGATTGACGAGTCTCTGCGCCGAGCGCGCGGGTATGTCGAGAGCGGGAACCTGCCCCTGGTCGTCGTGGGCGTTTCCGACGCAACCGGTCTACGCGTGAGAGTGGGGTATGGCGAGGGTGCCCGTGAGGACGATTCGCTGGGCAATGGCGTCTTCGCCCTGGCCTCGATCTCGAAGAGCATAGCGGGCACGGTAGTTGCACGCCTGTACCAGCAGGGCATCCTGGACTACGACACGCCCATCGCCGAGTACGTCCCGGAGTTCGGCACCTCGGAGGTGCGCAAGGGCATCCTGGTATCGCAGATCTTCAACCACTCGACGGGCCTTCCCTCAGCCTTCGTGGACGCCTCCGGCGCGTCCGACTTCAGTGGCGAGAAGGTCCTCGGGCTGCTCTGCACCCAAGACCTGGTGTACGAGCCGGGCACTCAGTCTTGCTACAGCACGCACACCTATCAGCTTCTCAACGCGGCCATCCAGCGGCGCCTGGGACTGAGCATGGAGGAGGCGTTGCAGCGCTACGTGTGCGAGCCCTGCGGCATGACGGCGACCGGCTTCTACCCGGATTCGGCTCGCGCCCTGCCGGTAGTCGATCACCCGGTACCCGAGGGCGCGCTGCGCAGTCTCTTCGAGCGGATGGAGATGTCCGGCGGAGGGATGTGGAGCACGGTGGATGACCTCCTGGCCCTTGGGCGGGCCTGGCTCACTCCGAACAAGCTGGTCTCGCCCGAAGTGTTCGCGAAGGTGACGGCCACGCTTCCGGGGCTGCCTGTGGGAGGCAATCCGGAGGTGCTCAGTCGTCGGACACTGGGCTGGAACCGTGAGAACATCGGCGCTTTCCTGCACCAGCCTGCCTCCGGGTTCTTCCATGGTGGTGCGACGGGGACTCTGCTCTGGCTCGATCCCGAGGCCGAGTTGGTCTTCGTGTTCCTGACCAACCGCTGGGGCTGCGGGAACGACCAAGCCTTCACCACGCTGGATGCTCTCTACGCCTCCTGCTAG
- a CDS encoding carbohydrate binding domain-containing protein, producing MHPGLLVGSLLLGLALASGAETAPGAGSVLTDGDFETEGLQVVPPAQKGPWMGYLHGQSDAAFTLVEGEGRGGSRAVRFQRTTPGSDNAHLDQILTVQPGTVYQVSAWVRSDGHLQPLFAVMTMDWRPLVTVIAPTSKEWSQIRFSFNTYDSKQVRLEWFGGAEGKLYTGAPGTTYLDNVSVVPVASPPEALLRAFDLLRPKTGEEIAPKTMGVQPVGRHQAPRPISCRKGALVYDDGTEVALWGVNFQTALSWEYSGRLKSVGIPLEAEALKRVADTNLAELPPMGAGVIRMHLLPADFSDAEGNLKDSVFLDVLDYTLAGCRKRGIYVYLTLVNEMGASFLPDSFLAGRDRKEWIADPALSAKIARYMQGLLSHVNRYSGLRYADDETIAVVEIANEPGYVDYPTMVSDDRYAPLRAAFDKWCKDKGIETDREVCYATFRYEWVSRFLAQMCTAIRDTGCQKPVAWNLNWPRMIQGHEEVYQAVAESPVDVVSFCLYPGQSDVASPFWDHPVDLSGKNYLPYLREHWQDYSRLRWLLGTRFANKAKAVYEFETFYNQTSYLYPAMARLFRALGAQVANMWTYSLTPSAEYLRGSHYLNLYCTPEKAVSFAIASELFAETPRYTPYEAVGDDNLTFGNCVVSFEHNLSALQTPELLMYSRGWQDWQPFAASPKVKRIVGCGSSPVVTYGGTGAYFVEVGSDQIHVTLNPDATFVQPPWDRQRTRPWTLTCRLDRDTPHALTLRLAGWEGEVTVWRLDDGRETRIESRGPGMTFDALPGEYRVTKGTPRP from the coding sequence ATGCATCCCGGCCTTCTCGTTGGCTCGCTACTGCTCGGCCTGGCCCTGGCCTCGGGCGCTGAGACAGCGCCTGGAGCAGGTTCGGTGCTTACCGACGGTGACTTCGAGACAGAAGGTCTCCAGGTTGTTCCTCCGGCCCAGAAGGGACCGTGGATGGGCTACCTGCATGGCCAGTCCGATGCGGCCTTCACTCTGGTGGAGGGTGAAGGACGTGGCGGATCGCGAGCGGTTCGCTTCCAGCGCACGACCCCGGGCAGCGACAACGCCCACCTGGACCAGATCCTCACGGTGCAGCCCGGGACAGTCTACCAGGTGTCGGCCTGGGTCCGCAGCGACGGGCACCTCCAGCCGCTCTTCGCCGTGATGACCATGGACTGGCGTCCCTTGGTGACGGTCATCGCGCCCACCTCGAAAGAGTGGAGCCAGATCCGGTTCAGCTTCAACACCTACGACAGCAAGCAGGTGCGGCTCGAGTGGTTTGGCGGGGCTGAGGGTAAGCTCTACACCGGCGCCCCGGGCACCACCTACCTCGATAACGTCTCGGTCGTGCCGGTAGCCTCTCCTCCAGAGGCGCTGCTACGGGCCTTCGACCTGCTGCGGCCGAAGACCGGCGAGGAGATCGCCCCCAAGACTATGGGGGTGCAGCCCGTAGGCCGTCATCAGGCTCCGCGACCGATCAGTTGCCGCAAGGGCGCTCTGGTGTACGATGACGGCACCGAAGTCGCCCTGTGGGGTGTCAACTTCCAGACTGCGCTCTCGTGGGAGTACAGCGGGCGGCTGAAGTCCGTTGGTATCCCGCTGGAGGCCGAGGCCCTCAAGCGTGTCGCGGACACGAACCTTGCTGAGCTGCCGCCGATGGGTGCCGGTGTCATACGGATGCACCTGCTCCCGGCCGACTTCAGCGATGCCGAGGGCAACCTGAAGGACAGCGTGTTCCTCGATGTCCTCGACTACACCCTCGCCGGGTGCCGCAAGCGCGGGATCTATGTCTACCTGACCCTCGTGAACGAGATGGGTGCGTCCTTCCTGCCGGATTCCTTCCTGGCGGGGCGTGACCGCAAGGAGTGGATTGCCGATCCGGCGCTGAGTGCCAAGATCGCTCGGTACATGCAAGGGTTGCTGTCCCACGTGAACCGCTACTCCGGTCTGCGCTATGCCGACGACGAGACCATCGCAGTGGTCGAGATCGCCAATGAGCCCGGCTACGTGGACTACCCAACGATGGTCTCCGACGATCGCTACGCCCCTCTTCGGGCGGCCTTTGACAAGTGGTGCAAGGACAAGGGGATCGAGACCGACCGCGAGGTGTGCTACGCGACCTTCCGCTACGAGTGGGTCAGTCGGTTCCTGGCGCAGATGTGCACGGCGATTCGCGACACCGGGTGCCAGAAGCCGGTCGCGTGGAACCTGAACTGGCCGCGGATGATTCAGGGCCATGAGGAGGTCTACCAGGCGGTCGCCGAGAGCCCGGTGGACGTGGTGTCCTTCTGCCTGTACCCCGGTCAGTCAGACGTGGCGAGCCCGTTTTGGGACCACCCGGTGGACTTGAGTGGGAAGAACTACCTGCCCTACCTGCGTGAGCACTGGCAGGACTACAGTCGGCTACGCTGGCTTCTGGGGACCAGATTCGCGAACAAGGCCAAGGCGGTCTACGAGTTCGAGACCTTCTACAACCAGACCAGTTACCTGTACCCGGCGATGGCCCGTCTCTTCCGCGCTCTCGGGGCACAGGTGGCAAACATGTGGACCTACTCGCTGACCCCTTCTGCGGAGTACCTGCGGGGCTCGCACTACCTGAACCTGTACTGCACGCCCGAGAAGGCCGTCAGCTTCGCCATCGCTTCGGAACTGTTCGCCGAGACGCCACGCTACACGCCCTATGAGGCGGTCGGCGACGACAACCTCACCTTCGGCAACTGCGTGGTCTCCTTCGAGCACAACCTCAGCGCCTTGCAGACGCCCGAGCTGCTCATGTACTCCCGCGGATGGCAGGACTGGCAGCCCTTCGCCGCAAGCCCGAAAGTGAAGCGGATCGTCGGGTGTGGAAGCTCGCCGGTAGTGACCTACGGGGGAACCGGGGCGTACTTCGTGGAGGTCGGCAGCGACCAGATCCACGTGACGCTGAATCCCGATGCGACTTTCGTGCAGCCGCCCTGGGACCGTCAGAGGACCAGGCCCTGGACCCTGACCTGCCGCCTGGACCGCGACACGCCCCATGCTCTTACCTTGCGCCTGGCCGGCTGGGAGGGCGAGGTCACAGTGTGGCGCCTCGACGATGGCCGAGAGACCAGGATCGAGAGCCGAGGACCCGGCATGACCTTCGATGCCCTTCCGGGGGAGTACCGGGTTACGAAGGGGACGCCTCGTCCTTGA
- a CDS encoding GDSL-type esterase/lipase family protein codes for MSDQKDLCTKTCTSEYPVRVACVGDSITYGSGIADRDHDSYPAQLGRKLGEGWEVRNFGVGGTTALRRGDFPYSREAAYAEALAWQPQVVVIALGTNDTKPQNWVFADSFARDLESLADAFLEVNPAAEVYLCLPVPAFPGEWGIRDDVVREEVVPQIRQLAARRCLPTIDLYSALSGHPELFPDTVHPSAEGAGWIAAEVHRALTCGE; via the coding sequence ATGTCTGACCAGAAGGATCTCTGCACCAAGACTTGCACCTCGGAGTACCCGGTCCGTGTTGCCTGCGTCGGCGACAGCATCACCTACGGCTCGGGCATCGCAGACCGTGACCACGACAGCTACCCGGCACAACTGGGTCGCAAGCTCGGTGAGGGCTGGGAGGTGCGCAACTTCGGTGTCGGCGGAACAACGGCCCTCCGGCGTGGTGACTTCCCCTACTCGCGTGAAGCCGCCTATGCGGAGGCGCTGGCCTGGCAGCCGCAGGTCGTTGTGATCGCTCTCGGGACCAACGACACCAAGCCCCAGAACTGGGTGTTTGCGGACAGCTTCGCCCGGGATCTGGAGTCTCTTGCTGACGCCTTCCTCGAGGTGAACCCCGCGGCAGAGGTGTACCTGTGCCTGCCCGTTCCGGCCTTTCCCGGCGAATGGGGCATCCGTGACGACGTGGTGCGCGAGGAGGTCGTGCCACAGATTCGCCAACTGGCGGCCCGTCGCTGCCTGCCGACGATTGACCTATACTCCGCCCTCTCAGGTCACCCCGAACTGTTCCCCGATACCGTCCATCCAAGCGCCGAAGGAGCGGGCTGGATCGCAGCGGAGGTCCATCGGGCGCTCACCTGCGGGGAATAG